A single Streptomyces mirabilis DNA region contains:
- a CDS encoding GMC family oxidoreductase N-terminal domain-containing protein — protein sequence MSQENSVHNPDDTAYDYDVIVVGSGFGGSVTALRLTEKGYRVGMLEAGRRFTRDALPKNSWDIKNYLWAPALGMYGIQRIHLLGNVMVLAGAGVGGGSLNYANTLYVPPKAFFDDPQWKDITDWQAELKPYYDQARRMLGVRLNPTMTPSDVHLKAAAQRMGVGDSFHMAPVGVFFGDGQDADGTAKARPGGEVEDPYFGGAGPARKACTECGECMTGCRHGAKNTLNENYLYLAEKAGAVVHPMTTVVSVTDDSQGGYAVATLPTDEKRKGEGRTFKARRVVIAAGTYGTQTLLHRMKAGGQLPYLSPRLGELTRTNSEALVGAQTDNRRYRKAHGTLKADFTQGVAITSSIHPDENTHIEPVRYGKGSNAMGGLSILQVPYAEGSSRVAGWLANAVKHPLLVLRSLSNRRWSERTIIGLVMQSLDNSLTTYLKPKGAGKGLLTARQGHGAPNPKQIRAASEAASAVAAEINGFAGSNVGELMGTPLTAHFLGGCPIGDSRETGVIDPYHRLYGHPGISVVDGAAVSANLGVNPSLTITAQAERAMSYWPNKGEADPRPAQGTAYERLKPVEPRDPAVPADAFGALRLPFLGMPAVPPKP from the coding sequence GTGTCACAGGAGAACTCCGTCCACAACCCGGACGACACCGCGTACGACTACGACGTCATCGTCGTCGGCTCCGGCTTCGGTGGCTCGGTCACGGCCCTCAGGCTCACCGAAAAGGGCTACCGCGTAGGCATGTTGGAAGCTGGCCGTCGCTTCACCCGCGACGCGTTGCCCAAGAACTCCTGGGACATCAAGAACTACCTGTGGGCGCCGGCGCTCGGCATGTACGGCATCCAGCGCATCCATCTGCTGGGCAACGTCATGGTGCTGGCGGGCGCCGGAGTCGGCGGCGGCTCCTTGAACTACGCCAACACCCTCTACGTACCGCCGAAGGCGTTCTTCGACGACCCGCAGTGGAAGGACATCACCGACTGGCAGGCGGAGCTGAAGCCGTACTACGACCAGGCCCGCCGCATGCTCGGCGTACGGCTCAACCCGACGATGACCCCCTCCGACGTCCATCTCAAGGCGGCCGCGCAGCGGATGGGTGTCGGCGACAGCTTCCACATGGCGCCTGTTGGCGTCTTCTTCGGCGATGGGCAGGACGCGGACGGCACGGCGAAGGCCAGGCCCGGCGGTGAGGTGGAGGACCCCTACTTCGGGGGCGCCGGACCCGCCCGCAAGGCGTGCACCGAGTGCGGCGAGTGCATGACCGGCTGCCGGCACGGCGCGAAGAACACCCTCAACGAGAACTACCTGTACCTGGCGGAGAAGGCGGGCGCGGTCGTGCACCCGATGACCACCGTCGTGTCCGTCACCGACGACTCACAGGGCGGATACGCCGTCGCCACCCTGCCCACGGACGAGAAGCGCAAGGGCGAAGGGCGGACGTTCAAGGCGCGCAGGGTCGTCATCGCCGCGGGTACGTACGGCACGCAGACACTGCTGCACCGGATGAAGGCGGGCGGCCAACTGCCGTACCTCTCCCCGAGGCTGGGCGAGCTGACCCGTACCAACTCGGAGGCGCTGGTGGGCGCCCAGACCGACAACCGCCGCTACCGCAAGGCGCACGGCACGCTCAAGGCCGACTTCACCCAGGGTGTCGCCATCACGTCGTCGATCCACCCGGACGAGAACACCCACATCGAGCCCGTCCGCTACGGCAAGGGCTCGAACGCCATGGGCGGCCTGTCCATCCTCCAGGTTCCGTACGCGGAGGGCTCGTCGAGGGTGGCGGGATGGCTGGCGAACGCGGTGAAGCACCCCCTTCTGGTGCTCCGCTCCCTCTCCAACCGCCGATGGTCCGAGCGGACCATCATCGGGTTGGTGATGCAGTCGCTGGACAACTCCCTGACGACCTACCTGAAGCCGAAGGGCGCGGGGAAGGGCCTGCTGACGGCCCGGCAGGGCCACGGCGCGCCCAACCCCAAGCAGATCAGGGCCGCGTCCGAGGCGGCGTCCGCCGTCGCCGCGGAGATCAACGGCTTCGCGGGCAGCAACGTGGGCGAGCTGATGGGAACGCCGCTGACGGCGCACTTCCTGGGCGGCTGCCCGATCGGCGACTCCCGGGAGACCGGTGTGATCGACCCCTACCACCGGCTGTACGGCCACCCGGGCATCTCCGTCGTCGACGGCGCCGCGGTCTCCGCGAACCTCGGGGTGAACCCGTCCCTCACCATCACCGCCCAGGCCGAACGCGCGATGTCGTACTGGCCCAACAAGGGCGAGGCGGACCCGCGTCCGGCGCAG
- a CDS encoding succinic semialdehyde dehydrogenase — MTDSQASEITGTVKSEKTGTNPLAPAPVGARTAADVVTPELVAQLTKGVVGSGRTANHTPFTGEKLADLPESTPEDVQEAFERARKAQIAWGATPVRQRAAVLLRFHDLVLARQAEVLDLIQLETGKARLHAHEEVQAVVVAARHYGRKAPAYLRPKRHAGAMPTLTKVTELRHPRGVVGQIAPWNYPLELSVGDALPAFVAGNAVVMKPDTETCLTALWARDLLIEAGLPAEVFQVVIGDGPVVGPEVVKHADYVSFTGSTRTGREVAQGAAARLVGVSLELGGKNAMVVLADADIDKAAAGAVRACFSSAGQLCISIERLYVHESIADAFAERFAARTKAMRLGTSLAYGADMGSLVGERQLETVTRHVDEAVAKGAKVVAGGVARPDIGPYFYEPTILDGVEAPMAVCNEETFGPVVSLYRFKTDDEVVELANSTSYGLNSSVWTKDGRRGRAVAARLRTGTVNVNEGYAPAYGSVQSPMGGMKDSGLGRRHGSEGILKYTEAQTVAQQRLLPMAPSLGMDDEKYAEFMSRSLRVMKALRLR, encoded by the coding sequence ATGACGGACTCGCAGGCCTCGGAAATCACCGGCACGGTCAAGTCGGAAAAGACCGGCACCAACCCTCTCGCCCCCGCTCCCGTGGGCGCCCGCACCGCCGCCGACGTGGTCACGCCCGAGCTGGTCGCGCAGCTCACCAAGGGTGTCGTCGGCTCCGGACGGACCGCCAACCACACCCCGTTCACCGGCGAGAAGCTGGCCGACCTGCCCGAGTCCACCCCCGAGGACGTACAGGAGGCCTTCGAGCGGGCCCGTAAGGCGCAGATCGCCTGGGGTGCCACGCCCGTACGGCAGCGCGCCGCCGTCCTGCTCCGCTTCCACGACCTGGTGCTCGCCCGCCAGGCCGAGGTGCTCGACCTCATCCAGCTGGAGACCGGCAAGGCCCGGCTGCACGCGCACGAAGAGGTGCAGGCCGTCGTCGTGGCCGCCCGCCACTACGGCAGGAAGGCTCCCGCCTACCTCCGACCCAAGCGGCACGCCGGGGCCATGCCCACCCTCACCAAGGTCACCGAACTGCGTCACCCGCGCGGTGTCGTGGGCCAGATCGCGCCCTGGAACTACCCCCTCGAACTCTCCGTCGGCGACGCGCTCCCGGCCTTCGTCGCGGGCAACGCGGTGGTGATGAAGCCGGACACCGAGACCTGCCTCACCGCCCTGTGGGCGCGTGACCTGCTCATCGAGGCCGGGCTGCCCGCCGAGGTCTTCCAGGTCGTCATCGGGGACGGGCCGGTCGTCGGGCCGGAAGTCGTCAAGCACGCCGACTACGTCTCCTTCACCGGGTCCACCCGGACCGGCCGCGAGGTCGCCCAGGGCGCCGCCGCCCGGCTCGTCGGCGTCTCCCTCGAACTCGGCGGCAAGAACGCGATGGTGGTCCTGGCGGATGCCGACATCGACAAGGCCGCCGCGGGCGCCGTCCGCGCCTGCTTCTCCTCCGCCGGTCAGCTCTGCATCTCCATCGAGCGGTTGTACGTCCACGAGTCCATCGCCGACGCGTTCGCGGAGCGCTTCGCCGCCCGGACCAAGGCCATGCGGCTCGGCACCTCCCTCGCCTACGGCGCGGACATGGGCTCGCTGGTGGGGGAGCGGCAGCTGGAGACCGTGACCCGACATGTGGACGAGGCGGTCGCGAAGGGCGCGAAGGTCGTCGCCGGTGGCGTCGCCCGCCCCGACATCGGCCCCTACTTCTACGAGCCCACCATCCTCGACGGCGTGGAGGCCCCCATGGCCGTCTGCAACGAGGAGACCTTCGGGCCCGTCGTCTCCCTCTACCGCTTCAAGACGGACGACGAGGTCGTCGAACTCGCCAACTCCACGTCGTACGGCCTCAACTCCTCCGTCTGGACGAAGGACGGGCGGCGCGGACGCGCGGTCGCGGCGCGGCTGCGCACCGGCACGGTGAACGTCAACGAGGGATACGCGCCCGCGTACGGCAGTGTCCAGTCGCCGATGGGCGGCATGAAGGACTCCGGCCTCGGCCGTCGACACGGCTCCGAGGGCATCCTCAAGTACACCGAGGCGCAGACCGTCGCCCAGCAGCGACTGCTGCCGATGGCCCCCTCGCTCGGCATGGACGACGAGAAGTACGCGGAGTTCATGAGCCGCAGCCTGAGGGTGATGAAGGCGCTCCGGCTGCGATAA
- a CDS encoding glycosyltransferase family 2 protein, with protein sequence MAVPTVSVIVAAYNAMPYLTRCITSVADQSIGQDKLEIIVVNDGSTDGTAAELERLSDTYPALMRVIHQENSGGPSAPRNRGLDHARGQFVFFLDADDYLGPEALERMVAMAEENGTDVVLGKMVGVGGRGAPTSMFRRDQPKTDVFSSRVYWTLNPMKLFRRELLERHHLRFPTDLKIGEDQMFVGPAYLHASGISVLASYDCLYWVQRDDDGNITLQTGGSEPRLRFLPRIVDVILENVPAGPGRDHLAHRHLTVEVQQLLGHVAREPRELQQKQLDRLADAIAPLWHEGLNEQLSAMARLRLHLVRHRMLDEVLELTRFEKQLAKSAAATPVLVDGGRAYARYPFLRDPARSVPDSCYDVTDQLGLRHQVTRAELHGTTLHLAGYGYLHRVATEDVTTDLVLRERDSGTEYRLPVKHTATPGLGAHEDEGAYTYEEAGFETTVDIDTAAGGAPLGDGLWDISLAVGAQGLSREVRIGSKRALDVSGTADTRVVDTTRGVRAVTLYTTKPHGNFTLDLGEKKNRVLPHLKFGESRWNASNPTELLITGRWTLGAYPDSPLTLALSNDSGATAAFPVARTAHADTFTARVPVSDLAAGVWTGELRLSGWSFALPKIPKDLEASKWRRRGLPWYAKSASGSGGRFALLVTKTDLVKAVAGKLKA encoded by the coding sequence ATGGCTGTGCCCACTGTTTCGGTGATTGTCGCTGCTTATAACGCGATGCCCTACCTGACACGGTGCATTACGTCCGTCGCCGATCAGAGCATCGGGCAGGACAAACTGGAGATCATCGTCGTAAACGACGGCTCCACGGACGGCACGGCCGCCGAACTCGAGCGGCTGTCCGACACGTATCCGGCCCTGATGCGGGTGATCCATCAGGAGAACTCCGGTGGCCCCTCCGCCCCGCGCAACCGCGGACTCGACCACGCGCGGGGACAGTTCGTTTTCTTCCTCGACGCCGATGACTACCTGGGGCCGGAGGCCCTGGAGCGCATGGTGGCGATGGCCGAGGAGAACGGCACGGATGTCGTCCTCGGCAAGATGGTCGGTGTGGGCGGACGCGGCGCGCCCACCTCCATGTTCCGGCGCGACCAGCCGAAGACCGACGTCTTCTCCTCACGGGTCTACTGGACCCTGAACCCGATGAAGCTGTTCCGCCGCGAGCTCCTGGAACGGCACCACCTCCGCTTCCCGACCGATCTCAAGATCGGCGAGGACCAGATGTTCGTCGGCCCGGCGTATCTGCACGCCTCGGGGATCTCCGTGCTGGCCTCGTACGACTGCCTGTACTGGGTGCAGCGGGACGACGACGGCAACATCACCCTGCAGACCGGGGGCTCCGAGCCCCGGCTGCGCTTCCTGCCGCGCATCGTCGACGTGATCCTGGAGAACGTCCCGGCCGGCCCGGGCCGCGACCACCTCGCGCACCGGCATCTGACCGTCGAGGTGCAGCAGCTCCTCGGTCATGTGGCGCGCGAACCCCGCGAGCTGCAGCAGAAGCAGCTGGACCGGCTGGCCGACGCGATCGCACCGCTGTGGCACGAGGGGCTGAACGAGCAGCTCTCGGCGATGGCCCGGCTCCGGCTCCACCTCGTACGGCACCGGATGCTCGACGAGGTGCTCGAACTGACCAGGTTCGAGAAGCAGCTGGCCAAGAGCGCGGCCGCCACCCCCGTACTGGTCGACGGCGGCCGGGCCTACGCCCGCTACCCCTTCCTCCGCGACCCCGCCCGCTCCGTCCCGGACAGCTGCTACGACGTCACCGACCAGCTCGGCCTGCGCCACCAGGTCACCCGCGCCGAACTGCACGGCACCACTCTCCACCTGGCCGGGTACGGGTACCTCCACCGCGTCGCCACCGAGGACGTCACCACCGACCTCGTCCTGCGCGAGCGCGACAGCGGGACGGAGTACCGGCTCCCCGTCAAGCACACCGCCACTCCGGGGCTCGGCGCGCACGAGGACGAGGGGGCGTACACCTACGAAGAGGCCGGATTCGAGACGACCGTCGACATCGACACCGCCGCGGGCGGCGCACCGCTCGGCGACGGGCTGTGGGACATCTCCCTGGCCGTCGGCGCCCAGGGCCTGTCGCGTGAGGTGCGGATCGGCAGCAAGCGGGCCCTGGACGTCTCCGGCACGGCGGACACCCGTGTCGTGGACACCACCCGCGGCGTGCGCGCCGTCACCCTCTACACCACCAAGCCGCACGGCAACTTCACGCTCGACCTGGGCGAGAAGAAGAACCGGGTCCTGCCGCACCTCAAGTTCGGGGAGTCCCGCTGGAACGCCAGCAACCCCACCGAACTGCTGATCACCGGCCGCTGGACCCTCGGTGCCTACCCGGACAGCCCGCTGACCCTGGCCCTCAGCAACGACAGTGGCGCCACCGCGGCCTTCCCCGTCGCACGCACCGCCCACGCCGACACCTTCACCGCCCGCGTGCCGGTCTCCGATCTCGCCGCCGGCGTCTGGACCGGCGAACTTCGACTCTCCGGTTGGTCCTTCGCCCTGCCGAAGATCCCGAAGGACCTGGAAGCGAGCAAGTGGCGCCGCCGGGGTCTGCCCTGGTACGCGAAGTCGGCTTCCGGCTCCGGCGGGCGCTTCGCCCTGCTGGTCACGAAGACCGACCTGGTCAAGGCAGTCGCGGGCAAGCTGAAGGCGTGA
- a CDS encoding serine/threonine-protein kinase, with translation MRNNGGVPYGSDEPTSFVLQPPTRVAPEPTVESAPDPVPAPDPDPGTGRLVAGRYRLLGKLGHGGMGTVWRAKDETVDREVAVKEPRVPDHLPERERANVFERMRREARAAARLDHPAVVNVHDVAVVDGQPWIVMELVRGRSLGAALQEGTLGVREAARIGLEVLGALEAAHAAGILHRDVKPDNVLLGPHGRVVLTDFGIAQIEGETNLTATGGFVGSPEYIAPERVLGQRPGPASDLWSLGVVLYAATEGVSPFRRSNTPATLQSVLNSTPAAPASARGPLAEAINGLLDKEPSRRPGADRVRRMLEEAAAPPAPEPTQVVQIAGPGGQGLRVRRTPLFIGLGAVVVAAAVAAYLVFANPFAGPLPDGWKKHHETDVAATLAAPAGYQRSTPDRTSDKGHWVTYTDWSGSIWIGLTLIKKSEDTSHRIKDSSAAEMYADNDDFKGSGAYELSMPEAPRTAPENAKYHGRQAAENTVVYTTTDSQNPRPREVKIFYYKSSKGDMYKFTISYPGKGDFTARGREVARTAIANLDVDRL, from the coding sequence ATGAGGAACAACGGGGGAGTCCCTTACGGGTCCGACGAGCCGACGAGTTTCGTTCTGCAACCGCCGACCCGGGTCGCCCCGGAGCCGACGGTCGAGTCCGCGCCCGATCCGGTGCCCGCGCCCGATCCCGACCCCGGCACCGGGCGGCTCGTCGCGGGCCGCTACCGGCTGCTCGGCAAGCTCGGTCACGGTGGGATGGGGACGGTCTGGCGGGCCAAGGACGAGACGGTGGACCGTGAGGTCGCCGTCAAGGAGCCGCGCGTCCCGGACCACCTTCCCGAGCGTGAACGCGCCAATGTCTTCGAGCGGATGCGTCGCGAGGCGCGCGCCGCGGCCCGGCTCGATCACCCGGCGGTGGTGAACGTCCACGACGTCGCGGTCGTGGACGGACAGCCCTGGATCGTCATGGAGCTGGTGCGGGGCCGTTCGCTGGGCGCAGCCCTCCAGGAGGGCACGCTCGGGGTGCGTGAGGCGGCGCGTATCGGTCTGGAGGTGCTCGGCGCGCTGGAGGCCGCACACGCGGCGGGCATCCTGCACCGGGACGTCAAGCCCGACAACGTGCTGCTCGGCCCGCACGGCCGGGTCGTCCTCACCGACTTCGGCATCGCGCAGATCGAGGGCGAGACGAATCTGACGGCCACCGGTGGCTTCGTCGGGTCGCCGGAGTACATCGCGCCGGAGCGGGTGCTGGGCCAGCGTCCGGGCCCGGCCTCCGACCTCTGGTCGCTCGGTGTCGTTCTGTACGCGGCCACGGAGGGCGTGTCGCCCTTCCGTCGCAGCAACACGCCCGCGACGCTCCAGTCGGTCCTCAACTCCACGCCGGCGGCGCCCGCTTCGGCGCGGGGTCCGCTGGCGGAGGCCATCAACGGGCTGCTGGACAAGGAGCCGTCCCGCCGCCCCGGCGCGGACCGGGTCCGACGGATGCTGGAGGAGGCCGCCGCGCCACCCGCCCCGGAGCCGACGCAGGTGGTGCAGATCGCGGGTCCGGGCGGCCAGGGTCTGCGCGTGCGCCGCACGCCCCTGTTCATCGGCCTCGGCGCGGTGGTCGTCGCGGCGGCGGTGGCGGCGTACCTGGTGTTCGCGAACCCGTTCGCGGGGCCGCTGCCCGACGGCTGGAAGAAGCACCACGAGACGGACGTCGCCGCGACACTGGCGGCGCCCGCGGGCTACCAGAGATCGACGCCGGACCGGACGTCGGACAAGGGGCACTGGGTCACGTACACCGACTGGAGCGGCAGCATCTGGATCGGCCTGACCCTGATCAAGAAGTCCGAGGACACGAGCCACCGGATCAAGGACTCCTCGGCCGCCGAGATGTACGCCGACAACGACGACTTCAAGGGCAGCGGCGCGTACGAGCTGAGCATGCCCGAGGCCCCGCGGACAGCCCCGGAGAACGCGAAGTACCACGGCAGGCAGGCCGCCGAGAACACCGTCGTCTACACGACCACCGACAGCCAGAACCCGCGCCCGCGCGAGGTGAAGATCTTCTACTACAAGTCGTCCAAGGGCGACATGTACAAGTTCACGATCAGCTATCCGGGCAAGGGCGACTTCACGGCACGCGGCCGTGAAGTCGCCAGGACGGCGATCGCGAACCTGGACGTCGACCGGCTGTAA
- a CDS encoding serine/threonine-protein kinase codes for MGTEGENVRVIGGRYRLEARIGRGGMGVVWRATDQLLARQVAVKELALDDSLSDDEARTQRDRTLREARAVAQLHHPHIIVVHDVVEEDERPYIVMELIDGGSLAERISADGPVDAREAARIGLALLGALRRAHDAGVLHRDLKPANVLMEAGTDRVVLTDFGIAQVAGATTLTESGSFVGSPEYTAPERMSGVRTGPESDLWSLGALLCTVLSGESPFRRDSLGGILHAVVMDEIRPPAQAAPLLPVVRGLLERDPERRLDALEAERLLKAFLETGRTPRAASAGYTPTQRDVPKRKSPAQQATHSSPPPVPPPAAAPGRAPKRSARTMLVVAALVAAVAGAGVSAVLLVNHDGGGGGGTSTPSASSAPGTSVSASHSPSASAAPGSSASPSPAPTVTVTRQQKPTAASGTAPSGYRTVHDPDGFSLAVPDGFTRDPEGERIFYLSPGQTFRLGIKATDPEAGGPLAVMRRADADGPSTNPGYHDGTVTSTTHDGQPAALWEFTWNGFTKAEGARHTYDLCWEEGGRMYDVWVSAPVGKVTEAKEYFDVALDTFVAS; via the coding sequence ATGGGGACCGAGGGGGAGAACGTCCGTGTGATCGGCGGCCGTTACCGGCTGGAGGCCAGGATCGGCCGGGGCGGCATGGGCGTCGTCTGGCGCGCCACCGACCAGCTGCTCGCCCGGCAGGTCGCGGTGAAGGAGCTCGCCCTCGACGACTCGCTCTCCGACGACGAGGCCCGGACGCAGCGCGACCGCACCCTGCGCGAGGCCCGCGCGGTCGCCCAGCTGCACCACCCGCACATCATCGTCGTGCACGACGTGGTCGAGGAGGACGAACGGCCCTACATCGTCATGGAGCTGATCGACGGCGGCTCGCTCGCCGAACGGATCTCCGCCGACGGTCCTGTCGACGCGCGCGAGGCCGCCCGGATCGGCCTCGCCCTCCTCGGCGCGCTGCGCCGCGCGCACGACGCGGGTGTCCTGCACCGTGACCTCAAGCCCGCCAACGTCCTGATGGAGGCGGGCACCGACCGTGTCGTGCTCACCGACTTCGGCATCGCCCAGGTCGCGGGCGCCACGACCCTCACCGAGAGCGGGTCGTTCGTCGGCTCGCCCGAATACACCGCGCCCGAGCGGATGTCCGGGGTCAGGACCGGTCCCGAGTCCGATCTGTGGTCGCTCGGCGCGCTGCTCTGCACGGTCCTGAGCGGCGAATCGCCCTTTCGCCGTGACTCGTTGGGCGGCATCCTGCACGCCGTCGTCATGGACGAGATCCGCCCGCCCGCGCAGGCCGCACCCCTGCTGCCCGTCGTACGGGGGCTGCTGGAGCGCGATCCGGAGCGGCGGCTCGACGCGTTGGAGGCGGAGCGGCTGCTCAAGGCGTTCCTGGAGACGGGCCGTACGCCGAGGGCCGCGTCGGCCGGCTACACGCCCACGCAACGGGACGTACCGAAGCGGAAATCGCCCGCCCAACAGGCCACGCACTCCTCCCCTCCGCCGGTTCCTCCTCCTGCCGCCGCGCCCGGCCGTGCCCCGAAGCGGTCGGCGCGGACCATGCTCGTCGTCGCGGCGCTGGTCGCCGCCGTGGCCGGGGCCGGTGTGTCGGCGGTGCTGCTGGTGAACCACGACGGAGGCGGTGGAGGCGGTACGTCGACTCCGTCCGCCAGTTCGGCGCCGGGCACGTCCGTGAGCGCGTCGCACTCCCCGAGCGCGTCCGCAGCTCCGGGGTCTTCGGCCTCACCGAGCCCCGCCCCGACGGTCACCGTCACCCGGCAGCAGAAGCCGACCGCCGCCTCCGGCACGGCGCCCTCGGGCTACCGGACGGTCCATGACCCGGACGGGTTCTCGCTCGCCGTGCCGGACGGCTTCACACGCGATCCGGAGGGCGAGCGGATCTTCTACCTGTCGCCGGGCCAGACCTTCCGCCTCGGCATCAAGGCGACCGACCCCGAGGCGGGCGGCCCGCTCGCGGTGATGCGGCGCGCCGACGCCGACGGGCCGTCCACGAACCCGGGCTACCACGACGGCACCGTCACCTCGACCACGCACGACGGACAGCCCGCCGCGCTCTGGGAGTTCACCTGGAACGGCTTCACCAAGGCGGAGGGCGCGCGGCACACGTACGACCTCTGCTGGGAGGAAGGCGGCCGGATGTACGACGTGTGGGTGTCGGCGCCGGTCGGCAAGGTGACGGAGGCGAAGGAGTACTTCGACGTGGCGTTGGACACCTTCGTGGCCTCGTAG
- a CDS encoding serine/threonine-protein kinase — protein MQGLLLAGRYRLVESIGSGGMGRVWRAHDEVLHRAVAIKELTAALYVTESDRAVLLARTHAEARAAARINHSAVVTVHDVLDHDNRPWIVMELVEGNSLADEVKEQGRVEPTEAARIGLWVLRALRAAHSAGVLHRDVKPGNVLLSSDRRVLLTDFGIAQVEGDTTITRTGEIVGSVDYLAPERVRGHDPGPSADLWALGATLYTAVEGRSPFRRTSPLTTMQAVVDEEPAPPQHAGPLGPVITALLHKDPAVRPGAEEAEQMLAEAAEGRRPIAAQAYVPTQQHVDTGTMGMGAQPAAAYGTAPRGRGSHGAAPHGPGAHETASHGSVAHGSGAHGATPTLHAPVPGPMGDGTGTGGASGRRRRGRTIALVVVLAALIGGGGAVAMNYLNGARTDDTHNSASPGTANPGTTKPGSTPTATSSTQEPSGAVPDSWVQRDDVEGFTISLPDKTWQRQANGNQVDYTPDGGKHFVRIAIDDSPDFPTPFAHQQDLEEQLTKLVDYHRVQLQSNTFRDCPGSLWDFTWTALEKQTPFPGKRRAIEQTYLSREGVEYAIYMSSPAADWDTARRQFDVILRSWLPKT, from the coding sequence ATGCAGGGCCTGCTCCTCGCGGGCCGCTACCGACTTGTCGAATCCATCGGCAGCGGTGGCATGGGCCGCGTGTGGCGCGCGCACGACGAAGTGCTGCACCGTGCCGTCGCGATCAAGGAGCTGACGGCCGCGCTGTATGTGACGGAGAGTGACCGGGCCGTTCTGTTGGCGCGCACCCACGCCGAGGCGCGGGCCGCCGCCCGGATCAACCACTCGGCCGTCGTCACCGTGCACGACGTCCTGGATCACGACAACCGGCCCTGGATCGTCATGGAGCTGGTCGAGGGCAACTCACTGGCCGACGAGGTCAAGGAGCAGGGGCGCGTCGAACCGACCGAGGCGGCGCGGATCGGGCTGTGGGTGCTGCGCGCCCTGCGCGCCGCGCACTCCGCCGGCGTACTGCACCGTGACGTGAAGCCCGGGAACGTACTGCTGTCCTCCGACCGACGAGTACTGCTCACCGACTTCGGGATCGCGCAGGTCGAGGGCGACACGACCATCACGCGTACCGGCGAGATCGTCGGCTCGGTCGACTACCTGGCGCCCGAGCGGGTGCGCGGGCACGACCCCGGTCCGTCCGCCGACCTGTGGGCGCTCGGCGCGACGCTGTACACGGCGGTGGAGGGGCGGTCGCCGTTCCGGCGGACCTCGCCGCTGACCACCATGCAGGCCGTGGTCGACGAGGAGCCCGCGCCGCCGCAGCACGCCGGTCCGCTCGGGCCCGTCATCACCGCGCTGCTGCACAAGGACCCGGCCGTGCGGCCCGGTGCGGAGGAGGCCGAGCAGATGCTCGCCGAGGCCGCGGAGGGGCGCAGGCCGATTGCGGCGCAGGCGTATGTGCCGACGCAACAGCATGTGGACACGGGCACCATGGGGATGGGCGCGCAGCCGGCGGCGGCCTACGGGACGGCGCCCCGTGGGAGGGGATCCCACGGCGCCGCGCCCCACGGACCGGGGGCGCACGAGACGGCGTCGCACGGGTCCGTGGCGCACGGATCGGGCGCGCACGGGGCGACGCCGACGCTTCATGCGCCGGTGCCCGGGCCCATGGGCGACGGTACCGGCACGGGGGGCGCGTCCGGGAGACGGCGCCGCGGTCGTACGATCGCCCTCGTCGTCGTACTCGCCGCCCTGATCGGCGGTGGCGGCGCCGTGGCCATGAACTACCTGAACGGCGCACGGACCGACGACACCCACAACAGTGCCTCGCCCGGCACCGCGAACCCCGGCACCACCAAGCCCGGGAGCACCCCGACCGCGACTTCGAGCACTCAGGAGCCGTCCGGCGCCGTGCCCGATTCCTGGGTGCAGCGGGACGACGTCGAGGGCTTCACCATCTCCTTGCCCGACAAGACCTGGCAGCGGCAGGCCAACGGCAACCAGGTCGACTACACGCCCGACGGCGGCAAGCACTTCGTCCGCATCGCCATCGACGACTCGCCGGACTTTCCCACACCGTTCGCACACCAGCAGGACCTGGAGGAGCAGTTGACCAAGCTGGTCGACTACCACCGGGTGCAACTGCAGTCCAACACGTTCCGCGACTGCCCGGGCTCCCTGTGGGACTTCACCTGGACCGCGCTGGAGAAGCAGACGCCGTTCCCCGGCAAGCGGCGGGCGATCGAGCAGACGTACCTCAGCCGCGAGGGTGTCGAGTACGCGATCTACATGTCCTCGCCCGCGGCGGACTGGGACACGGCGCGCCGGCAGTTCGACGTGATTCTCCGCAGCTGGCTCCCCAAGACCTGA